Proteins encoded by one window of Microcoleus sp. FACHB-68:
- a CDS encoding methyl-accepting chemotaxis protein, protein MPDAAGAQQALIWAQEGSKAVAQTLEGMSTLQEKVTALTVQILLLNEQMNLIGNSSSLVSELAGQTNMLTLNAAVEAVRAGDQGKGFAVVAGEIRKLATQSKQSAQKINALIQDIQITINSKIKLTDNSARTVFFTQPCFAIQPASVNLSG, encoded by the coding sequence CTGCCCGATGCTGCCGGCGCACAGCAGGCATTAATTTGGGCACAGGAAGGTTCTAAAGCGGTAGCGCAAACGTTGGAGGGGATGTCAACTCTGCAAGAAAAAGTCACAGCACTAACGGTTCAAATTCTACTATTGAATGAGCAAATGAACCTGATCGGAAATAGTTCAAGTTTGGTGAGTGAGCTAGCCGGCCAAACGAATATGTTAACGCTGAATGCAGCAGTTGAAGCAGTGCGTGCCGGCGACCAAGGAAAAGGCTTTGCCGTTGTTGCCGGTGAAATTCGCAAACTTGCAACTCAGAGCAAACAATCAGCCCAAAAAATTAACGCCCTCATTCAAGATATCCAAATTACCATCAATTCCAAGATTAAGCTAACAGACAACAGCGCCAGGACTGTATTTTTTACGCAACCCTGTTTTGCGATACAACCAGCCTCAGTAAACTTGTCTGGTTAG
- a CDS encoding protein-glutamate O-methyltransferase CheR, whose product MNDALIEQFINLISATTGLYVRGQDRDALQKKILLRMKLLKLSIPDEYYQLLEAGTNPNNPIDAVQSEYEWKELTLLLTVCESYFFRDRGQFNLLKNYILPELIERQKPMRSLRIWSAGCSTGEEPYSLAILLQEMIPDWEQWDILILGTDINQVNIEKAKLGLYSSWSFRMVDPNLQQQHFSKHRAEWQVVERIRKMVTFQYGNLVKDPCPNINADIYSMDLIICRNVFVYFSAQAISLVLKKFYHALRPGAYLMTAHAELYAQSMGHFRAKVYPESVVYKRCENVSNEPAIGGLPQETHSQRLSDHESTTWLSENFNQFVVKELPAVERMPTTATFSTSPKGPINSIQSSHLPLKTAAPTSIIPKTTASQTRDSKAEISQEQMAQELLIEAETLFLKEAYFEAIKKTQQLITLQPAQFAAHYLMAQAYANLGQYEKASVACHRAIQLDSLSAEPYYLLAHIAEEQGDIEEAKMFCKRIIYLAPSSIFAYLELASLYEREGDMQRAKKMRTTAVELLKEIQPNAIIEHPSQLKASELLQYVQKMLKNYA is encoded by the coding sequence ATGAATGACGCTTTAATAGAGCAATTTATCAACCTAATCTCCGCAACTACCGGCTTGTACGTTCGTGGACAAGATCGCGACGCTTTGCAAAAGAAAATTTTGCTCCGGATGAAGTTGCTAAAATTGTCAATTCCAGACGAGTATTACCAACTGTTGGAAGCGGGGACAAATCCCAATAATCCAATAGATGCAGTACAAAGTGAATACGAATGGAAAGAACTGACTCTTTTGCTAACCGTTTGCGAGAGTTATTTCTTTCGAGATCGAGGTCAGTTCAATCTGCTCAAAAATTATATTTTGCCTGAATTAATAGAACGTCAAAAGCCAATGCGTTCGCTGCGAATTTGGAGTGCCGGCTGTTCTACGGGCGAAGAACCTTATTCTTTGGCAATTCTTCTTCAAGAAATGATTCCAGACTGGGAACAGTGGGATATTTTAATTTTAGGGACTGATATCAATCAAGTCAATATAGAGAAAGCCAAACTGGGACTGTACAGTTCTTGGTCATTCCGCATGGTAGATCCCAATTTACAGCAGCAGCATTTCTCTAAGCATAGAGCCGAATGGCAAGTGGTCGAACGAATTCGGAAGATGGTAACATTTCAGTATGGGAATTTAGTTAAAGATCCCTGTCCAAACATTAATGCCGACATCTATAGTATGGATTTAATTATCTGTCGGAATGTGTTTGTATATTTTTCAGCTCAAGCAATTTCTTTAGTGTTAAAGAAGTTTTATCACGCCCTCAGACCAGGAGCGTATTTAATGACGGCTCACGCAGAGCTTTATGCCCAATCTATGGGGCATTTCCGGGCTAAAGTCTATCCAGAATCAGTTGTTTATAAACGATGTGAAAATGTCTCAAATGAACCAGCCATAGGCGGTTTGCCACAAGAAACTCACTCGCAGAGGTTAAGTGATCACGAGAGTACAACCTGGCTTTCAGAAAATTTTAATCAATTTGTAGTTAAAGAATTGCCGGCAGTTGAAAGAATGCCCACAACTGCAACATTTTCCACCTCCCCCAAAGGCCCAATTAATTCAATTCAATCCTCTCACCTTCCCCTTAAAACAGCCGCCCCCACCTCAATCATCCCGAAGACTACCGCTTCACAAACCAGGGATTCAAAAGCAGAGATTTCTCAAGAGCAAATGGCTCAAGAACTCTTGATTGAGGCAGAAACGCTCTTTCTAAAAGAAGCTTATTTTGAGGCTATTAAAAAAACACAACAACTCATCACATTACAACCCGCTCAGTTTGCCGCTCATTATCTAATGGCTCAGGCGTATGCAAATTTGGGGCAGTATGAAAAAGCGAGTGTTGCTTGTCATCGCGCCATTCAATTAGATTCTCTCTCCGCAGAACCTTACTACTTACTCGCTCATATTGCTGAAGAGCAAGGAGATATTGAGGAGGCAAAAATGTTTTGCAAACGTATTATCTATTTGGCACCTTCTTCTATCTTTGCCTATCTTGAGCTTGCTTCACTATACGAGCGGGAAGGAGATATGCAAAGAGCAAAAAAAATGCGAACGACAGCAGTTGAGCTGCTCAAAGAAATACAACCAAATGCCATTATAGAACACCCCAGTCAGTTGAAAGCTTCTGAATTATTACAGTATGTCCAAAAAATGCTGAAAAATTATGCCTAG
- a CDS encoding LdpA C-terminal domain-containing domain yields MSNLYYPLNSLKQGHWFKLICGASFQHLPAVRNLTLAYSLAGADCIDVAADPAVIAAAQEALQSAEALAPAARRRGFKDSKRPWLMVSLNDGEDPHFRKAEFNPAACPADCPRPCESICPAQAIVFQDADARGKSGSGKHQKTSHIQNLNVEPGFSGVIDQQCYGCGRCLPVCPIQQIVTRSYVATPAAVAPMVLATDVDAVEIHTQVGRVEDFRRLWDAIAPWVGKLKLVAISCGDGEGLIDYLHALYELISPLPCPLIWQTDGRPMSGDIGDGTTRAAVKLGQKVLAAGLPGYVQLAGGTNGHTVAKLKAAGLLKREGTASGEEPCRLPSHIAGIAYGSYARVLLSPVLEQLEPITQAFPVAASEQGTQLARLEDTPELLWEAVSLADSLVNQLKLPIKLHQPSLSKFP; encoded by the coding sequence GTGAGCAATCTGTACTATCCCCTAAACTCTTTAAAACAAGGCCACTGGTTCAAGCTCATTTGCGGCGCGAGCTTCCAGCATCTCCCTGCTGTTCGGAATTTGACTTTGGCCTATAGCCTAGCCGGCGCTGACTGCATCGATGTGGCAGCAGATCCAGCTGTCATTGCGGCAGCTCAAGAAGCCCTACAGAGTGCCGAAGCGTTGGCACCGGCAGCCCGAAGGCGAGGGTTTAAAGACAGCAAGCGTCCGTGGCTAATGGTGAGCTTGAACGATGGGGAAGATCCTCACTTTCGCAAAGCAGAATTTAACCCAGCGGCTTGTCCCGCTGACTGCCCTCGTCCCTGCGAAAGCATTTGTCCAGCACAAGCAATTGTCTTCCAAGACGCAGATGCGCGAGGAAAAAGCGGGAGTGGCAAACATCAGAAAACCTCTCACATTCAAAATCTTAACGTTGAGCCAGGTTTTTCTGGGGTCATCGACCAGCAGTGCTACGGTTGTGGCCGGTGTTTGCCGGTTTGCCCGATTCAGCAGATTGTCACTCGTTCTTATGTCGCCACACCGGCAGCAGTCGCGCCAATGGTGCTGGCAACCGATGTGGACGCCGTAGAAATTCACACACAAGTGGGGCGTGTGGAGGATTTTCGCAGGCTTTGGGATGCGATCGCCCCGTGGGTTGGTAAGTTGAAGCTAGTCGCCATTAGCTGTGGCGATGGTGAAGGACTGATTGACTACCTGCACGCGCTCTACGAGCTAATTTCGCCGCTGCCATGCCCGTTAATCTGGCAAACCGATGGGCGTCCCATGAGTGGCGACATTGGCGACGGCACGACTCGCGCCGCCGTAAAACTCGGCCAGAAAGTCTTAGCAGCCGGCTTACCGGGCTACGTCCAGCTAGCCGGTGGCACGAATGGCCATACGGTTGCAAAGCTCAAAGCTGCCGGTTTACTCAAACGTGAGGGAACAGCCAGCGGGGAAGAACCTTGTCGCTTGCCTTCACACATCGCCGGCATCGCTTACGGCAGTTATGCCCGTGTTTTGCTCTCACCCGTCTTAGAGCAATTAGAACCCATCACTCAAGCCTTTCCAGTGGCTGCATCTGAGCAAGGAACCCAACTCGCCCGTCTAGAAGACACACCCGAATTGCTTTGGGAAGCTGTGAGTCTGGCAGATTCTTTGGTTAATCAACTCAAATTACCCATAAAATTGCACCAACCCTCGCTTAGCAAATTCCCATGA
- a CDS encoding R3H domain-containing nucleic acid-binding protein gives MQITDDLNKLLDILPEEIRLPLEQHPQLSKLIEVVMDVGRLPEARFPGTAEYLSQTPVSKADLIHCIERVGHFSGDNRAGIEQTLHRISAMRNRAGEVIGLTCRVGRAVFGTIGMIRDLVETGQSILMLGRPGVGKTTALREIARVLADELNKRVVIIDTSNEIAGDGDIPHPAIGRARRMQVSRPELQHHVMIEAVENHMPEVIVIDEIGTELEAQAARTIAERGVQLVGTAHGNQIENLIKNPTLADLIGGIQAVTLGDEEARRRGSQKTVLERKAPPTFEIAVEMLERERWVVHEQVAETVDNLLRGRQPNPQTRTVSETGKVTITRELPSVPAAPPSRSVTPVRGNTGWRASGQMTPVPVLREVGDLSEEKYFEQLLDASLQPSSFGRMQLDDADDFGGTAGPNGEDLPLHVYPYAVSRHQLEQVIRVLKLPVVLTKDIDGADAILALRSHIKNQSKLRHISKARHLPIYTIKSSSIPQITRALRRLLDMDDPSSPDMAELSLFAHNGSEDEIEALEEARLAVEQIVIPKGQPVELLPRSPKVRKMQHELVEHYRLKSSSFGEEPNRRLRIYPA, from the coding sequence ATGCAAATTACAGACGATCTGAATAAATTACTAGACATTTTGCCCGAAGAAATTCGCTTGCCGCTGGAGCAACACCCCCAGCTAAGCAAATTAATCGAGGTGGTGATGGATGTGGGCCGGCTCCCAGAGGCTCGCTTTCCAGGTACGGCAGAGTACCTGTCTCAGACGCCGGTTTCCAAAGCCGACCTGATTCATTGCATTGAGCGAGTGGGCCACTTTAGCGGTGATAACCGAGCCGGCATCGAGCAAACCTTGCACCGAATTAGTGCGATGCGGAATCGTGCCGGTGAAGTGATTGGCTTGACTTGTCGCGTCGGGCGAGCCGTTTTTGGGACGATTGGCATGATCCGCGACTTGGTGGAAACCGGCCAATCAATTTTAATGCTCGGTCGCCCCGGTGTGGGCAAAACTACGGCGCTGCGGGAAATTGCGCGGGTGCTGGCAGATGAATTAAACAAGCGGGTGGTGATTATTGACACCTCGAATGAAATTGCCGGTGATGGCGATATTCCCCACCCCGCAATCGGTCGCGCTCGCCGGATGCAGGTTTCGCGTCCAGAACTTCAGCATCACGTGATGATTGAAGCGGTGGAAAACCATATGCCAGAAGTCATCGTGATTGATGAAATTGGCACGGAATTGGAAGCGCAGGCGGCTCGCACGATTGCTGAGCGCGGCGTGCAGTTGGTTGGCACGGCTCACGGGAATCAAATTGAAAATTTGATTAAAAACCCGACCCTGGCGGATCTGATCGGCGGTATCCAGGCGGTGACGCTGGGAGATGAAGAGGCGAGACGCCGGGGTTCTCAAAAAACGGTGCTGGAACGTAAGGCACCGCCAACGTTTGAGATTGCGGTGGAAATGCTGGAACGTGAGCGTTGGGTGGTGCACGAGCAAGTTGCGGAAACGGTGGATAATTTACTGCGAGGCCGGCAACCGAATCCGCAAACCAGGACAGTGAGCGAAACCGGCAAGGTGACGATTACGCGGGAGTTGCCCAGTGTGCCGGCGGCTCCGCCATCGCGCTCGGTGACGCCGGTACGAGGGAACACCGGCTGGCGAGCTTCGGGGCAAATGACGCCGGTGCCGGTGCTGCGAGAGGTTGGGGATTTGTCGGAGGAGAAGTATTTTGAGCAACTGCTGGATGCTTCTCTGCAGCCTAGTAGTTTTGGCAGAATGCAACTCGACGATGCCGACGACTTTGGCGGGACTGCCGGCCCGAATGGGGAAGATTTGCCGCTGCACGTTTATCCCTATGCGGTGAGCCGGCATCAACTAGAGCAAGTGATTCGGGTGCTGAAGTTGCCGGTGGTGCTAACGAAAGATATAGACGGTGCGGATGCAATTTTGGCGCTGCGTTCCCATATCAAAAACCAGTCTAAGTTACGGCACATTTCCAAAGCTCGGCATCTGCCGATTTATACGATTAAATCGAGCAGTATTCCCCAAATTACTCGCGCACTCAGGCGGTTGCTGGATATGGACGACCCCAGCAGTCCTGATATGGCAGAACTCAGCCTCTTTGCCCACAACGGCAGTGAAGATGAGATTGAAGCACTGGAAGAAGCACGCCTTGCTGTGGAGCAAATTGTGATTCCTAAAGGGCAGCCGGTGGAGTTACTGCCTCGCTCTCCTAAAGTCCGCAAGATGCAACACGAGTTGGTTGAGCATTACCGGCTCAAGTCTTCGAGTTTTGGCGAAGAGCCAAACCGGCGCTTGCGGATCTACCCCGCCTAA
- a CDS encoding chemotaxis protein CheW, which yields MENKSYLIFELNGSRYGVEAFCVQEIFFLPELTPITDAPRDIVGVVNLRGNIVPIMDLEVRLGHRTREFQLSDSVIILDLQGFQIGIIVNQVQEVLDLVAEEVSTELLYGRKISDNSHNFLSGVAKMAGGIVMLLNAKNLVYYSDTVEALIPEKIPKSAQETEAFLATQRVFCPHATPEERAIFRLRAENLMLSTSRQDFAGLTPLAVIGLNGEYFGFELELVREFTDLRKITPIPCTPAHIIGNMNLRGEIITIIDIRSLLNLSVAGSSTNAKAMVIHVDDLVAGVTVDEVFDVMYLQPSDMRPVPAAVHSSNDEYLRGTAPYREKMMSILDMSKIITKGELIVNEEI from the coding sequence ATGGAAAATAAATCTTATCTTATTTTCGAGCTTAATGGTTCCCGTTATGGTGTAGAAGCGTTCTGCGTTCAGGAGATTTTCTTCCTGCCAGAGTTAACACCAATTACAGACGCACCCCGCGATATTGTGGGTGTCGTCAATCTTCGAGGCAATATTGTGCCTATTATGGATCTCGAAGTACGTCTTGGGCACCGAACACGGGAATTCCAACTTTCAGACAGCGTAATCATCCTAGACTTGCAAGGATTTCAGATTGGTATTATTGTCAATCAAGTCCAAGAAGTTCTAGACCTTGTGGCAGAAGAGGTTTCAACAGAACTACTCTACGGGCGAAAAATTTCCGATAATTCCCACAACTTTTTAAGCGGCGTCGCTAAAATGGCTGGTGGCATTGTGATGCTACTAAACGCCAAAAATTTAGTTTATTACTCTGACACGGTTGAAGCGTTAATCCCCGAAAAAATTCCAAAGAGTGCTCAAGAAACTGAAGCGTTTCTGGCAACCCAACGTGTGTTCTGCCCCCATGCAACCCCAGAGGAACGAGCAATTTTTCGGTTGCGTGCCGAAAATCTCATGCTCTCTACATCTCGGCAGGATTTTGCCGGCTTAACGCCCTTAGCCGTTATTGGTTTAAATGGAGAGTATTTTGGATTTGAATTAGAGTTGGTGCGAGAATTTACCGATCTCCGCAAGATTACGCCAATTCCTTGTACGCCGGCACATATTATTGGAAATATGAATCTGCGGGGTGAAATTATCACAATCATCGATATTCGGAGTTTGCTGAACCTGTCAGTGGCTGGAAGTAGTACGAACGCTAAAGCAATGGTAATTCACGTCGATGATCTCGTTGCCGGCGTCACTGTCGATGAAGTTTTTGATGTCATGTACTTGCAACCTTCAGACATGAGGCCGGTTCCCGCAGCCGTTCATTCCAGCAATGATGAATATCTGCGAGGGACTGCTCCCTACCGGGAAAAAATGATGAGCATTCTAGATATGTCGAAAATTATCACCAAAGGAGAGTTAATTGTGAATGAAGAAATTTAA
- a CDS encoding GAF domain-containing protein, with protein MKAHSPEFAPLKSDDPCRLTVLNTASEAGLEELTRLATYICQMPVAFISLSNGNRQWIKSQVGLTKSAAYRYRALCYHVSRQSELLIVKDLPADAQLTPPQSTDQPSEDLTEPAQVLTQGSRQLRFYAGYPLTTPAGVPLGALSLMDYEPHELKPEQQQALRTLSSQIVAYLTLSRLTKLEPSIAEAAFNSSGRQNKGTEASFEITELLQVEEALSQRQIVNILENITDGFFTLDRKGCFTYLNSQAEILLQRTRDELMGACVWDEFPELLNSSFYTNFDRVFSERMTLNFEFFYSSLKTWLEVRAYPYESGVCVYLLDVTDRKQTQAMSNKRSQLWALGAAVGLALAQGGPLAEALNRCTQAIEEHLNALGVRIWISKGSNKPLELEATSGQPTHPEDASGEASIIDFIANNQQPLSGQLRSISGKLKGVSGHPVPEKAIRHDSDMESPMCFIGYPLVVEGQLVGVMALYHRQPLTEDARILLEWAANSIALAIDRAWAHEALLKRREGLLFRLANQIRNSLDLNTILETAVHEIRNLLQIDRCHFLWYLPHPETPSLMVTHEARNIELPSLLRDCPAQHIDFLAGKIQNMQILRVDSVDLETDLDLQTQALLKGLGMTSQLLLPLATRSGQQGAIVCSHCSGPRPWNDSEVELLQAVVNQLAIAIDQAELYAQTHAAALAAQTQAQQLSEALQNLKQTQAQLVQSEKMSSLGQMVAGVAHEINNPVNFIYGNLTYASSYIKEILTLLDLYQQHYPQPVPAIQQRLEDIDLEFLIEDLPKILSSMEMGSDRIRQIVLSLRNFSRLDEAEKKCVDIHEGLDNTLLILHNRLKSKGKNSGIEVVKHYGNIPQVECYAGQMNQVFMNILTNAVDVLESERDSRTITIRTQLLDKNGDVLPAASAPTVRPAHLLIRIADNGPGMTEEVKRRLFDPFFTTKPVGKGTGLGLSISYQIVVEKHGGVLKCFSEVGKGSEFWIQIPLLSN; from the coding sequence ATGAAAGCACATTCGCCTGAGTTCGCGCCACTAAAAAGTGATGACCCGTGTCGGTTAACTGTTCTTAACACTGCTTCGGAAGCAGGCTTAGAGGAATTGACTCGCTTAGCGACCTATATTTGCCAAATGCCGGTGGCCTTTATCAGCCTCAGTAATGGGAACCGGCAGTGGATCAAATCTCAAGTCGGACTGACGAAAAGTGCAGCCTATCGATATCGTGCTTTATGCTATCATGTCAGCCGGCAATCTGAGCTATTAATTGTCAAGGATCTGCCAGCAGATGCTCAGTTAACCCCCCCACAGTCAACCGATCAACCGTCAGAAGATCTGACTGAGCCGGCCCAAGTGTTGACGCAAGGCAGCCGGCAACTGCGGTTTTACGCCGGCTACCCTTTAACCACCCCGGCAGGTGTCCCCCTCGGCGCACTTTCCCTCATGGACTATGAGCCGCACGAACTCAAACCCGAACAACAGCAGGCATTGCGGACTCTCAGCAGTCAAATTGTCGCTTACCTGACACTGAGCCGGCTCACCAAGTTAGAACCCAGTATTGCAGAAGCAGCTTTTAACTCATCGGGCCGGCAAAACAAAGGCACCGAAGCCAGCTTTGAGATCACCGAACTACTGCAAGTAGAGGAAGCACTAAGCCAGCGGCAGATTGTGAATATCTTAGAAAACATCACAGATGGGTTCTTTACCTTAGATCGCAAAGGTTGCTTCACTTACTTAAACTCTCAAGCCGAAATCCTTTTGCAGCGCACCCGCGATGAATTAATGGGAGCTTGTGTTTGGGATGAGTTTCCAGAATTGCTTAATTCCTCTTTTTACACTAATTTTGATCGGGTCTTTTCTGAGCGAATGACCCTTAATTTCGAGTTCTTTTATTCCTCATTAAAAACTTGGTTGGAGGTACGAGCTTATCCTTACGAAAGTGGGGTATGTGTTTATTTGCTGGACGTGACAGATCGCAAACAAACACAGGCAATGAGCAACAAGCGATCACAATTGTGGGCTTTAGGTGCAGCGGTCGGCTTAGCACTAGCACAGGGTGGGCCTTTAGCCGAAGCCCTCAATCGTTGCACCCAAGCAATTGAGGAGCATTTAAATGCGTTAGGAGTTCGCATTTGGATATCGAAAGGCTCTAACAAACCCTTAGAACTCGAAGCGACATCTGGGCAGCCAACACACCCTGAAGACGCCTCTGGAGAAGCGTCTATCATCGATTTCATTGCCAACAACCAGCAGCCCCTCAGCGGTCAGTTGCGTTCGATCAGCGGCAAACTGAAAGGAGTTAGCGGCCATCCGGTTCCTGAAAAAGCCATCAGGCATGACTCTGATATGGAGAGTCCGATGTGTTTTATAGGCTATCCCCTTGTTGTCGAGGGGCAGTTAGTGGGGGTTATGGCTTTGTACCACCGGCAGCCTTTAACTGAGGATGCCCGCATTTTGCTAGAGTGGGCCGCCAATAGCATTGCCCTGGCCATTGACCGCGCTTGGGCACATGAAGCGCTGCTCAAACGCAGAGAAGGGTTGTTGTTTCGTCTGGCTAACCAAATTCGCAATTCTCTCGATCTCAACACAATTCTGGAAACAGCGGTGCATGAGATCCGCAATTTGTTGCAGATTGATCGCTGCCATTTTCTGTGGTACTTGCCCCATCCAGAAACGCCGAGTCTGATGGTGACTCATGAAGCCCGAAATATTGAACTGCCGAGTCTGCTAAGGGATTGCCCAGCTCAGCATATCGACTTTTTAGCCGGTAAAATCCAGAATATGCAGATCCTGCGAGTGGATAGTGTGGATCTCGAAACCGACCTAGACCTACAGACGCAAGCTTTGCTGAAGGGTTTGGGGATGACGTCTCAACTGCTGCTGCCTTTAGCAACCCGATCCGGTCAGCAAGGTGCTATAGTTTGCAGCCATTGCAGTGGCCCACGACCTTGGAACGACAGCGAGGTGGAACTGCTGCAAGCGGTGGTTAATCAACTGGCTATCGCGATTGACCAAGCTGAACTTTATGCTCAAACTCATGCCGCAGCGCTGGCAGCTCAAACCCAGGCGCAACAGTTGAGTGAGGCATTGCAAAATCTCAAGCAGACGCAAGCGCAGCTGGTTCAAAGTGAGAAGATGTCTAGCCTCGGTCAAATGGTTGCCGGTGTCGCCCATGAAATTAACAATCCCGTTAATTTTATCTATGGCAACCTGACTTATGCCAGCAGCTACATTAAAGAAATTCTGACTTTATTAGACCTTTATCAACAGCATTATCCCCAGCCGGTGCCGGCCATTCAACAGCGCCTTGAGGACATAGATTTAGAATTTTTAATTGAAGACTTGCCGAAAATTTTATCCTCAATGGAGATGGGTTCCGACCGCATCCGGCAGATTGTTTTGTCTTTGCGGAATTTTTCTCGGCTAGATGAGGCAGAAAAGAAATGTGTGGATATCCATGAAGGACTGGATAACACGTTGCTAATTTTGCATAACCGCTTGAAATCGAAAGGGAAAAATTCTGGCATTGAAGTTGTTAAACACTATGGAAATATTCCTCAGGTTGAGTGCTATGCCGGCCAGATGAATCAGGTGTTTATGAATATTCTGACGAATGCGGTTGATGTCTTGGAAAGTGAACGTGATTCCCGCACAATTACAATTCGGACTCAGCTTTTAGATAAAAATGGAGACGTGCTGCCGGCAGCCTCTGCCCCAACCGTTCGTCCGGCCCATCTCTTGATTCGCATTGCTGACAATGGCCCTGGTATGACAGAAGAAGTCAAGCGGCGCTTGTTTGACCCGTTCTTTACAACCAAGCCGGTGGGCAAAGGCACCGGACTGGGGCTATCAATTAGCTACCAAATCGTGGTGGAAAAACATGGCGGAGTTCTTAAATGTTTTTCGGAGGTGGGGAAAGGCTCAGAGTTTTGGATTCAAATTCCTCTACTCTCAAATTAA
- a CDS encoding response regulator has product MPSNSNSVPTILAVDDSPVMLELLKRTLEGNYRILVADNAVDALSIIYHEPISGLLLDVTMPGIDGLELCRTVRNLPQFQELPIIMLTARDGLFDKVQGRLAGATEYLTKPFNAEQLRKTVDRFFSNSDAEIKDEV; this is encoded by the coding sequence ATGCCTTCAAATTCCAATTCTGTCCCGACGATTTTAGCAGTGGATGACAGTCCTGTTATGCTGGAACTGCTCAAACGAACCCTGGAAGGAAACTACCGAATTCTAGTGGCAGATAATGCAGTGGATGCACTGTCAATTATTTATCATGAACCAATTTCCGGCTTGTTGCTAGATGTGACAATGCCAGGAATTGATGGGTTGGAACTGTGTCGCACCGTGCGAAACTTGCCTCAGTTTCAAGAACTGCCCATTATTATGCTAACGGCAAGAGACGGACTGTTTGATAAGGTACAGGGGCGTCTTGCCGGCGCAACAGAATATTTAACCAAGCCGTTTAATGCAGAACAACTGCGTAAAACAGTTGACAGGTTTTTCAGTAATAGTGATGCTGAAATTAAAGATGAAGTTTGA
- the modA gene encoding molybdate ABC transporter substrate-binding protein translates to MTSCTFTATSPALTVSAAASLKESLEEIQEIYTKDKPSASLIYNFGASGALQQQIEQGAPVDIFISASPQQMDALQKKGLLMSETRKNLLKNQLVLVEPKNSPSLSDFKDLASDRVKKIALGEPQTVPVGKYAQEVLSFFQIADKVKPKVVFAKDVRQVLTYVERGDVDAGIVYKTDAMHSAKVKIVAVAPAQSHSPIIYPAAVIKDSKNIPKAQEYVEFLASNRAASVFRKYGFTIPAGESGVLP, encoded by the coding sequence TTGACAAGTTGCACTTTTACCGCAACCTCGCCAGCCTTAACAGTATCTGCTGCCGCCAGTTTAAAAGAGTCGCTTGAAGAAATTCAAGAAATTTATACAAAAGACAAACCGAGCGCGTCATTAATTTATAATTTTGGAGCTTCTGGTGCCCTCCAGCAACAAATTGAACAGGGAGCGCCGGTGGATATTTTCATCTCTGCTTCCCCTCAGCAAATGGATGCGTTGCAGAAAAAAGGTCTGTTAATGAGTGAGACTCGTAAAAACCTACTAAAAAATCAACTGGTTTTAGTTGAACCTAAAAACTCGCCATCACTCTCTGATTTTAAAGATTTAGCCAGTGATCGCGTAAAAAAAATAGCCCTTGGAGAACCGCAAACCGTACCCGTTGGCAAATACGCGCAAGAAGTTCTCAGTTTTTTTCAAATTGCAGATAAAGTTAAACCAAAAGTTGTTTTTGCTAAAGATGTTCGTCAAGTTTTAACTTATGTAGAAAGGGGTGACGTGGATGCCGGCATCGTCTATAAAACGGACGCCATGCACTCAGCTAAGGTCAAAATTGTGGCAGTTGCACCCGCTCAGTCTCATTCACCCATTATTTATCCAGCAGCCGTCATTAAAGACAGCAAAAACATCCCAAAAGCTCAAGAATATGTAGAGTTTCTTGCTAGCAATCGGGCTGCATCTGTGTTTAGGAAATACGGATTTACCATTCCTGCCGGTGAGTCTGGGGTTCTTCCCTAA